A genomic segment from Acidimicrobiia bacterium encodes:
- a CDS encoding bifunctional precorrin-2 dehydrogenase/sirohydrochlorin ferrochelatase, producing MTREPKRAGLGGYPVNLLVAGRHCVVVGGGRIAARKIESLLDADADVHVVATEIGPEVRVWRDDGRITVDERAFAPADLDGAWLATTATSEPTVNRAVFEAGEARRVWVNSADDPENCSFTLMSVIRQGDLVVTIGTGGRSPALAAWLKDHLAAELGPEYAVACSLLSEAREALRAGGRSSETVDWRRALDSGMVELIRVGRTAEAKELLEACLSSSSD from the coding sequence ATGACGCGCGAGCCAAAGCGAGCGGGGTTGGGTGGCTACCCGGTCAACCTGCTCGTCGCCGGTCGACACTGCGTCGTGGTCGGCGGTGGACGCATCGCCGCTCGCAAGATCGAGTCGTTGCTCGACGCTGACGCCGACGTGCACGTCGTCGCAACCGAGATCGGTCCGGAGGTGCGCGTGTGGCGCGATGACGGCCGCATCACGGTCGACGAGCGCGCCTTTGCGCCGGCTGACCTCGACGGCGCATGGCTCGCCACCACCGCCACGAGCGAGCCGACCGTCAACCGAGCGGTCTTCGAGGCGGGCGAGGCTCGCCGGGTGTGGGTGAACTCGGCCGACGACCCCGAAAACTGCTCGTTCACCCTCATGTCCGTGATCCGCCAAGGCGACCTCGTGGTCACCATCGGCACCGGCGGGCGCAGCCCCGCGCTGGCTGCATGGCTCAAGGACCACCTCGCCGCCGAGCTCGGGCCCGAGTATGCGGTGGCGTGCAGCCTCCTCTCGGAAGCCCGCGAAGCCTTGCGGGCCGGGGGTCGGTCGAGCGAGACGGTGGATTGGCGACGGGCGCTCGATTCCGGCATGGTGGAATTGATCCGCGTCGGCCGCACGGCCGAAGCGAAGGAGCTCCTCGAAGCGTGTCTCTCATCGTCGTCGGACTGA